The Acetobacter sp. DNA window TGTTTCCCGCCTGTCCCCATGACTCTGGTAAAAATGCTGGCCGCCTTGGGCGCGTCTCCGTCCGGATTCCAGAACGTCTGGTCCACAATACCGTAGATCATCCAGTTGCCGTGATGCATCAGGGGCTGGCCGTTTGAATCACTCGTCGCCAGAAGATGACCCCGCGTATCGTAACGACGATCCGGGAACGAACCGCTGTCATAGAAACCGCCCAGCTTCCACACACCGGGCAACGCGCCTGTCGGGGCGTCACTGAAAACAGCGGCATCAACGGAAAGATCCACCTCCGCCATGGCGAGAACGCCTGTCGAAAGGCTGAACCGTGTGCCGGACGGGTTCATATCCAGCACGGATCGTTCACTGAAAAACGGACCTCCGGTCGGATTGTCGTCCATCACACCGACAAGAATGCTGACCGGATAGGTTGGTATGATGCGGGCGCGGATACCCGGCACCGACAGCGGCCATGATGGCCCTCCTCCGTAGAGGTTTGCCGATGGCACGCCGGGCCAGCCGAAATCAGCATTCAGGAACAGGGAGGCATTGTCACTGACAAGGAACTCCGTATCGGGATCAATCGCCCCAAGCCGGATATCAAGCCGGTTGTTCCAGAAGCCCTGACCATACCAGAGTTCGAACAGGCGGGTATTCCGGCCACCGGCATCATAACCGCTCAGCGTGTTGATCGCGCCGACGCGGTCAGCCGTAGCGGAACGCCCCCGAAGCTGGATGGCGCTGATGTTGAACAGCCCATCATGCCAGCCGAACAGAGGCGCCGTATCGAGGTTGAGAGTAGCGATTGTTGCGCCGTCATAGATCGCGCCACGCGAGAGGCCGCCGGAAGCGACACCCCATAGCTCCTCCACATCCTGAAGATGCAGGCGGACACCATGAGCCCTGAGCCGGGAGCGCGCGCCGACGGGGTCGCCAAGCAGGGTTGTATCCCATCCCTGAGGCGTGCTGTCGGGGGCTGTGCTTGGAAAAGGAAGCGGAACACCGGAAGGAAGAACGTCGGTGACCGGAGGATTGTCCGCTGCCAGTGCCGGAGCCGCCAGCCGGAAGGACAGACCTCCCAGAATGACGGCTCCGATAAGACGGGACAGAACGTCCCGTTTCATACCAGTCAGAAAACCTGACGCAGCAGGATGTAGAGCACACCACTGATCATCATGGCTGCCGGCAGGGTGATGACCCATGCGAGCGCCATCGTCCTGAGGGTGGACCACTGGAGACCCGAGCCATTGGCAGCCATTGTTCCGGCGACACCACCGGAGAGGATGTGTGTTGTGGAAACCGGCATGCCGTATCCTTCGGCAAGGCCGATCGTGCCCATGGCGACGATCTCGGCGGCGGCGCCCTGAGCGTAGGTCAGGTGCGTCTTGCCGATTTTCTCACCGACAGTGATGACAATGCGCTTCCAGCCCACCATGGTTCCCAGACCAAGCGCAATGGCGACGGCGATCTTCACCCAGATCGGGATGAAGCGTGTGCCTTCGTTCAGCGCGGCCATGAACTTCTTGAAACGGCCATTCTCTTCAGCCGAGAAGGTGTCGCCAGCCTTCATGGTGCGGATGGCGTCAGACGTCAGATACATGTCCGTGCGGACGTTGGCGACCGAAGCGGACGGCATGCTCCGCAGTGAACCATAGCTTTTCACAGCCGAGGACACGGAGTCAGACAGGACCGAAAGCGCCGACCAGACCTGAGGACCAGACACATTGCGATCACGCAGGGCGTCACTCACAATGTGACGGGCCTCTTCGATGCTTGGAGCAGGCGTTCCGTTAACATGCGAGCGGAAAGCCTCGGCAGCGTAATCAGCGGACTGCACGAAGCCCGGTGTCATGCTGTCAGGCATGGCGCGGTTGAGGGCATAAGCTGTCGGAGCCGCACCGATGAGGATCAGCATGATCAGGCCCATGCCTTTCTGACCGTCGTTCCCACCATGAAAGAAGGACACGCCGGTGCAGGTGCCGATCAGCAGGCCACGGATCCACCACGGCGGCGGCTGGTCGCCCTTCGGGGCTTCGTAGAGTTTGCGGCTGCGGATGGTGAGTTTCATCAGAACCAGCAGGGCGGCCGACAGGGCGAAACCGCAGATCGGGCTGAACAGCAGGGACTTGAAGACCTTGGTGACCTGTGCCCAGTCCACACCCTGCGTGGCAATGCCGTGAGGAGCCATAAGCTGGTTGGCGATACCGACGCCCATGATGGAGCCGATCAGGGCATGGGAGGAGGAGTTCGGGATACCCATCGCCCATGTCGCCAGATTCCAGATGATCGCCGCGAGCAGAAGCGCGAAGATCATGGCGTGACCCGCGCCGCTTCCGACCTGAAGGATCAGTTCGACTGGCAGCAGGGAGACGATGCTGTAGGCGACCGCGCCGGAGGAGACGAGAACACCGAGCAGGTTCCACATGCCGGACCAGACGACGGCGACCAGAGGCGGCAGGCTGTTGGTGTAAATGACAGTCGCGACGGCGTTTGCCGTGTCGTGAAAGCCGTTGACGAATTCAAACCCGAGGGCGATGAGCAGAGCAAGGCCCAGCAGGACGAATGCGCCAATGGCTACGCCCTGACCACCTGCGGTATGAAGATCCGATAGAACGCTGTAACCCACGAACCCCAGGGCAACGAAAACGATACCCTGAAAGAACATCCGGAAAGCGGGGTGTTCTCCTCCCCGCATATCCGGCCGTCCTGCGGGGATGGCATCGGCTGTTGTATCTGACATGTATTTAACCACTCAGTAAGGAAACCTGAAGCCCTTCTAGCCAACCCGTCCCTGAAAGATTCAGTGATAGTTTTGTGACAGGCCTGTTCGTTTCACTTCTGAAATTTGTTGAAAGTGTCTCATGCGACTGTTTCTGCACTCTCTTCACATTCATCCCGTGAAAAGCCTGCACGGTCTTTCAATGCAGGAGCTTCTGCTCTGTCCGTGGGGACCGGACAAGGATCGCCGCTGGATGATCGTTGATCACGAGGGACAGTTCGTCACCCAACGCAGATATCCGGTGATGGCGACAATAAATGTCTCGATCACGACGGAAGGTCTGCGGCTCACGCACAACGGCCAGCCGGATTTGAGGGTCAGACGCCCCACTGGAGAGGCTCGCCCCGTCACGGTATGGAAAGACACGGTTCAGGCTCTTGATGCGGGTGATGACGCCGCCCTGTGGGTCTCCGGGATCATCGGCATGCCCTGTCGTCTGGTCTACATGCCCTGCCCCGAGAGCGACCGCCGCCGCCAGTGGGATGACCGTGTTTTTACAAACTCTTTCTCGGATGGCTTTCCGGTACTGATCACGACGCTTGCCTCACTGAACGATTTGAACAACCGTCTGGACGCTCCCGTCCCGATGGACCGTTTTCGTCCCAATCTCGTCGTGTCCGGCGCAGAAGCGTGGGAAGAAGACAGATGGGCAAGGATACGGATTGGCGGCGCGGAACTGAGTCTGGTGAAACCCTGCTCCCGCTGTGTGATGACCACCGTGGATCAGGACACAGGCCTCATCCCCGACCGGAAAGAACCCTTGGCTACTCTGGCACGGTTCAGAAAACAGGAAGGGGGCGTGATGTTCGGCCAGAATGCGCTCGTGGAGCGCACAGGGCGGGTTTCTGTCGGTGAAGAGGTGGAAATTCTTGAGTTCAGGCCAGCAACGGTGGAGCGGTCAGACTCTCTTGAATGACGCAGGCGTTTCCCTGAACTCCATACGGGAACGGCCCCAAGTCCGTTGTAAACAAACGGTTTCCAGAGACGCCCCTTTTGGCAGGAGCTCGGGGTAGCGTCCCGTAAGTCTTTCCAACAGGAAGAGACACGCAAGACCGTTAATACCACCTGCACCCAAAAGACGTTTTTCTGAAGCTTTTTTCAAAAACTTTTGGAAACAGCTCCTGCAACCCTCTCAGCCGCGCATCGCCATCCGCACGGCATCTTCCGCCGCACGAAACAACGCCCGCGCCTTGTGCTTCGTTTCCGCACATTCCAGTGACGGCACACTGTCGGCTACAACGCCACACCCTGCCTGCACATACATCATGCCATCCTTCACGACCGCCATACGCAGACCGATGCAGGTATCCATGTCGCCGCCCGCGCCGAAATAACCGATACATCCGGCATAGGTCGCACGGCGGGTCCGCTCGACCTCGTCGATGATCTCCATCGCACGGATCTTTGGCGCGCCCGTGAGCGTACCAGCCGGGAATGCGGCGACAAGAGCGTCGAGCGCGTCCAGTTCCGGCTTGAGCATACCTTCGACGTTCGAGGAAATATGCATGACATGGCTGAAGCGTTCGATGATGAACTTCTCGGTCACCTTGACCGACCCGGTAATGCTGACGCGGCCGACATCGTTTCGGCCAAGGTCGATCAGCATGAGATGCTCGGCCCGTTCCTTTTCGTCAGCCAGCAGTTCTTCCTCAAGGCGCTTGTCCTCCTCCGCATCCGCGCCACGCGGACGCGTTCCGGCCAGCGGACGCACCGTCATCTTGCCGTCACGCAGACGCACAAGGATTTCCGGTGACGATCCGACCAGAGAGAAGCCACCGAGGTTCAGATGGAACAGGAATGGCGCGGGGTTGATCCGGCGCAGGGAACGATAGAGCGCGAGCGAGGACAGACCGAACGGTGTTGAGAAACGCTGGCTGGGGACAACCTGAAACGCGTCTCCAGCGGCGATATAGTCCTGAATACGCCTGACCACATCTTCAAATTCCGCTTCCGTATAGGTGGAATGCGGCGGCTCAAGAGCCTCAACTGCCGACTCCTGCGGCACGGTCAGCGGTGCGGCAAGACAGGCCTGCGCCTCCTGAATCAACCGCGTGGCCCGATCAAAGGCCATGTCCGGCTGATCATCCGCACGAGGCCGGATCGGAGCCGCAAGAATCAGTTCATCCGTCACCGTGTCGAAAATGACGAACAGGCCGGGACGCATGAGAATGGCTTCGGGCAGACCGAGGTCATCCACCGGCGCATTCGGCAGACGCTCCATCTGGCGCACCATATCATAACCCAGATAACCGAAGACTCCCGCCGTCATGGGCGGAAGGCTGTCATCGAGTTGCAGGCGGCTTTCGTTGATCAGCTTGCGCAGACTCTCCAGCGGCGCTTCGTCCAAAGACACGTAAGCCTCGGCGTCGGTCATCGCATTCCGGTTGACCGCTGCTTTGCCGTCATGACAGCGCCACAGCAGATCCGGCTTCAGGGCGATGACGGAGTAGCGGCCCCGGCTCGCGCCGCCTTCAACGGATTCCAGCAGCAGCGTGTTCCGTCCGTCCGAACCGTTCATGGCCGCAAGTCGCATATAGGCGGCGACCGGTGTCAGCAGATCGGCAGCATCCACAGCGAAAACGACGCTGCTGTCTCCACGTTCCCATGCGGCTGCACAGGCCGCACGGGAGGGAGAATCAAGAGTGGCGAGCCGCATCACGAACCATCTCCAAAGCCAGCCTCGCTCATGGCAGCACGAACACCGGCTGCGATGATCTTCGGCTTGTAACGCTCACCAAGACTCTGGATGAATGCCGCCGTCATGTCGGATGACAGGGACTCAGTCATGCCATCCCGCACACGACCGATGCCGATTGCATCGGACTTCGGATCAGGGTGCCGCACGGCGGTCACTGTTGCGACCAGAAAGCCCTTATCGTCTTCGACCATGACACTCCGGCCGACAGGCATCCTAAGAGCGATGCCCATCAGGTCACGCGGCAGGGTTTCGACAGGACGGGCACGCGACACCATCACGTCCTTCTGAAGATCGCTACCTGTGGGGGCGACTGCTGACACACCGCCCTTCTGACCGGCTGCAACATAAAGCGCTGTGGCGGCCTGATCGGCTTCGTGATGACGCGCTTCCTCTTTCCATGCCGCCAGAACCTGGTCCTTCACGGCGTCATAGGGCTGCGGCTGGCTTGGCGTGACGTCATCGACGGAGACAGCATACCAGCCAAGGGAGTCAGACGGCTTGCCCTGCTGCGACGGCCCCTTCGCTTCGATCAACTGGGACGCAGCCCCTTTGGCCTGCTCGAACACCCGTGCGACAATGGCGTCACGCAGAGCGCCCGATGCCGGTAGCGGCGCAGGCGTGCCGTCCTTCGTCATACCCTTTGCATCCAGAAAACCCGCTGCCGGAGCAGCGCCCAGATCGGCAGGAATGGAGTCCATCCCGCCCCCGGCCAGCGCATCCTGAAGTTTCGGCACGCTGGCGCTGACCATCGCCGGTCCCTTCGCCTTCGCGATTTCATCACGAAGCGTCGACTTCGCCGCGTCAAAGTTTTCGGCATGCGGAGGCGTCGTTCTGGTTACGCGGAAGACAATCCATCCGGTATCGGTCTTTTCCGGTCCCTGAACGCTGCCCTGCTCCGCACCGAAAACCAGCTTCTGGAGCGTGGCGGAAGGCAGAACGCTCGGGCGGGCGTCATTGAATTCAACCGCCGCGCTGTTCTTTGCCGACACCTGAATCTGGTTCCAGTCGGCCCCGCCTTTCCAGAGCGTCGCCACAGCCTGTGCGGCGGCCTGATCGGACGATGTCACAAGCTGGACGCTGCGCAACTCAGGCTGGTTGAAGCGCTCTTTCTGCGCGTCATAGAGCTGATGCAGTTTCTCATCCGTCGCGGGCGACTGGTTGGCGACAGTCTCCGGCGACAGCACCACGATGCGCGCATGACGGTATTCCGGACTACGGAACATCCACGGATGGTTGTCGTAGAAGCGTTTCAGGGTCGCCTCGTCCGGCGTGGCAGGGTCGGCCTGTGAGGCGAAAGGAACACGCAGCACGTCGAGCACATGCGTCTCCGTCTCGAAACCATAGGTGTGATCGACCACCAGATCAGACACATGCGCGCCCGTGGACAGGGGCTCCATCACGGCGCGGGCGGTCAGATCGTCACGCACCAGTCCGATCAGGCGCTGTTCGGTCATACCGGCATTGGCCATGGCCGCGTTGAATTTCTGGCGGTCGAACTGGCCGTTCTTGCCCTGAAAATAGGGCATGGCGAAAATCTCGTCCCGCACGGCGCTGTCCGGCACGTGGATACCGTAATTTTTCGCCGCCTCCAGAATCTGCGCCTGCCCGACCAGCCGCTGGAGAATCTCGTTGGCCATCGGCTGACGGACGTTGGCGGGAATGTGCGCCACATCCGGCATACCCATCTGCTGGGCGATGCGCGGCATCTCCGCCTGCAGGGCCGCCGCGAAGTCACGGGTGGTGATCTTCTGGGAGCCGACTTTCGCCACGATGGTCGGATCGTCCGCCATATTGGTCAGGACGTCGCCCACTCCCCAGCCCACGAAGGCCAGAAAGATGACGATGGCGAGGACACGACCCAGCCAGGATTCAACGACAAAGCGGCGGAGGAAGGAAATCATGCAGTCACGGGTCCGCGAAGAAGGCAGAATATGGATGACGGCCAAACACCGCATCCGGGCGGGGCACCATATTCATCCTGCTCCGTCTTGACCAGAACCGGGGTCGGTCCCCTGACAGAATGGACTGCTTCTTGCATGGCCGGACCCCGATAGGGTAGCCATGCACCCCAACAGGTGGGAGCAGTCCCACATTGACCCGCAGAGGCCGGACCAGCGTCGCCAGACGTTCTGACCGAATCTCACAGGAGAGACGTTCCGATGAGCACACCCATCATTGTCGGCAACTGGAAGATGAACGGCCTGAGCGCCGACTCCGTCGATCGCGTGAAGCAGATCACCGCCAGCCTGACGGCAGAGCCTGTTCCGGGTGTGGACGTCGTGGTGTGCCCGCCCTTCACTTACCTGTCTCTCGTTCACCAGACACTGGACGGCTCGACTGTCGCTCTGGGCGCACAGGACTGTCACAAGAATGACAAGGGCGCTCATACGGGTGACATCGCACCGTCCATGCTGAAGGATGTCGGGGCGTCACACGTCATTCTCGGCCATTCCGAACGTCGTCGTGATCATGGCGAGGTGGATGAGACGGTCCGTGAAAAGACCGTCGCGGCCACGAAAGCGGGTCTGACACCCATCGTCTGCATCGGCGAGACGGAAGATCAGCGCCAGTCCGGGCAGACGGAAGACACGCTCGGCTGGCAGATCAAGGGTTCCCTGCCCGACGGTTTCACCGGCATCGTGGCCTATGAGCCGGTCTGGGCCATCGGCACGGGTCTCGCCGCCACATCGGAAGACATCAAGGCGACCGTCGCCTTCATCCGTGCGGAGCTGGTGCGTCAGTTCGGCGATGCTGGCAAATCCCTGCGGATTCTGTATGGTGGCTCCGTGGATGCGGGCAACGCCGCCTCGATCCTCTCCATCCCGGATGTGGCCGGTGCTCTGGTCGGAGGCGCCAGCCTGAAGCCGGACGCTTTCCTGTCCATCATTCGCGCCGTTCCCGCGAACTGAAACCTTTCTGTTTCAGACGCGACCTTTCTGACCTCTCGACCGGATAGTCCATGACCACCGCCCTGCTGATCCTTCATCTTATTGTCACCGTCGCCCTGATTGCTGTCGTGCTGATCCAGCGCAGCGAGGGAGGCGGTCTCGGCATCGGCTCGTCACAGGGCATGGGAGCTTTCATGTCCGGTCGCGGCACGGCGAATCTGCTGACCCGCACCACCGCAGGGCTGGCGACGGCGTTCATGCTGCTGTCCCTTCTGCTCGCCGTGATGAACCGTGGCGCTGTGTCCGGTGGCGGCAGCCATGACATTCTGGCTGCTCCGCCGCCTGTGGCATCGACTGCACCCGCGGCAACCGCACCAGCCCAGCAGACACAGCCTGTGGATGCTGAGGGAACCACCCAGCACCCGTAACAGTCGGCCTTTTATGGTGTGGTTTCAGACGAAGCGCAGGAGTCCTCCTCTGCGCTTTTGTTTTGACCGCCGCGATGCACTCTGGCTGTTCTCCGAATCATACAGAGAGACCCTGTTCCGCTGATCTCGGTTTGCTAAACAAATGCTGCGCCGCGCCCGTGCTCTCTCCCGAAAGACTGGGTTGTAATCCGCTTTATTTTCAGGAAAAGACGTTTCTGGCCGACGTCCACTCAGACAAAAAGAAAGTCTGTTCCGGAGAAAATCATCTTCCGGGGGCGCGGAGGTAATTCAGCCCTTCCCTCCCCCCACCTGCTCGGTGTAGGGAGACCTTCCATGACGCGGTTCGTATTTATCACCGGTGGTGTGGTCTCTTCGCTCGGCAAAGGCATTGCTTCGGCTGCCCTTGCCGCTCTCCTGCAAGCTCGTGGATACAAGGTCCGGCTGCGCAAGCTTGACCCGTACCTGAACGTCGATCCGGGCACGATGAGCCCGTATCAGCACGGCGAGGTCTTCGTCACCGATGACGGCGCCGAAACGGATCTTGATCTCGGCCATTACGAACGTTTCACCGGCGTAAACGCCACACGCGCCGACAACACCACGACAGGGCGTGTGTATTCAGAGGTGATCGCCCGCGAACGCCGTGGCGATTATCTCGGCGGGACCGTGCAGGTCATTCCGCACATCACCGACGCCATCAAGGAACGTGTGGTTGCGGACACGGAGGGGCTGGATTTCTGCCTCGTCGAGATCGGCGGCACGGTCGGTGATATCGAGAGCCTGCCGTTCCTCGAATCCATCCGCCAGCTTCGCAACGACCTCGGCGTCGAGAACACCATGGTCGTGCATCTCACGCTGCTGCCGTGGATTCCGTCAGCGGGCGAACTCAAGACCAAGCCGACTCAGCATTCCGTCAAGGAACTCCAGAACGTCGGTCTCCAGCCGCAGATTCTTCTGTGCCGCTGTGACCGTCCCATTCCGGAAAACGAGCGTCGCAAGATCGCCAATTTCTGCAATGTCCGTCCGCAGGCCGTCATCGCCGCACGGGATGTGGATACGATCTACGCGTGCCCGCTGTCCTATCATGCGGAAGGTCTGGACACGGAAGTCCTGCATTATTTCGGCCTGCCCCACACACAGGAGCCTGACCTTTCCGGCTGGAAGAAGATTGTCGAGACCATCCGCGAGCCCGCGGGCGAAGTACGCATCGCTGTGGTCGGCAAATACACGGCCATGCTCGACAGCTATAAATCGCTGAACGAGGCCCTGCTGCATGGCGGCATCGCCAACAATGTCCGGGTCAAACTGGACTGGGTTGAAGCCGAGTCATTCGAAAAAGACCCCGCTTCCCTGAAGCGTCTTGATGACGTTGACGGCATTCTGGTTCCCGGCGGGTTCGGGGAACGTGGCGCAGGCGGCAAGATTGAAGCCGTGCGTTATGCCCGTGAGAAGAACATCCCGTTCCTCGGTATCTGCTTCGGCATGCAGATGGCCGTCATCGAGTGCGCCCGCAATCTGGCAGGCATCGCCGACGCTACCTCCACCGAGTTCGGCCCGGCCAAGGAGCCTCTGGTCGGTCTGATGACCGAGTGGGCACGCGGCAACGAGATGCTGCGCCGTCGTGAAGGTGGCGAGCTTGGCGGGACGATGCGCCTTGGCGGCTATCCGGCGAAGCTGGCGGAAGGCTCACGTGCGGCAGCCATTTACGGTACGACAACCATCCGGGAACGTCATCGTCACCGTTATGAGGTGAACGTGCATTACCGTGACCGGATCGAAGCCGCCGGTCTCAAATTCTCCGGCCTGTCACCGGACGGCATTCTGCCGGAAGTGGTGGAATATCCCGACCATCGCTGGTTTGTCGCCGTGCAGTATCACCCGGAACTGATCTCCCGTCCCTTCGCTCCTCACCCGCTCTTTTCCGGGTTCATTGGCGCGGCTGCCGACAAGGCGAAAGAAGCGTGAGTCTCCAGCAGACAATAGGCCTTGGTGATCTGGAAATCGGCAACAGCCTGCCGCTGGTGCTGATTGCCGGTCCCTGCCAGATCGAATCCGCCGCCCATGCCGTGGATACGGCGGCGGCACTGGTGGAAATCTGTGGTGAGGCCGGGATCGGGCTGATCTACAAAAGCTCGTACGACAAGGCCAACCGGAGCAGTATCGGCTCCCAGCGCGGCATTGGCATGGAGAAGGGTCTCCAGATTTTGTCGGATATCCGCGAGCAGTTCCGCGTACCTGTTCTGACGGACGTTCACAGTCCAGAGCAGTGCGCTCCGGCTGCTCAGGCGGTCGATGTGCTCCAGATCCCGGCATTCCTGTGCCGCCAGACGGACCTGCTCCTGGCGGCCGGTGAAACCGGTGCTGCGATCAACGTGAAAAAGGGACAATTTCTTGCACCGTGGGACATGACCCATGTGGCCAGAAAGATCGCTTCGACCGGCAATGAACGGATCATGTTGTGCGAGCGCGGTACCAGCTTCGGCTACAACACGCTGGTCAACGATATGCGCTCCCTGCCCATCATGGCAGGCACCGGATACCCGGTGGTGTATGATGCCACGCATTCCGTGCAGCAACCCGGTGGACTTGGAACCGCCTCAGGGGGGCAGCGTGAGTTCGCGCCCGTTCTGGCACGCGCAGCCGTGGCGATTGGTGTGGCTGCCGTCTTTCTTGAAACGCACGAAGATCCTGACACAGCGCCGAGCGACGGGCCGAACATGATCCCGCTGAAGGAAATGCCCGCTGTGATCCGCAGGCTTCAGGCGTTCGATGCTCTGGCCAAAGCTGCTATGGACCAGTGATGCTGGCTCCTGAGGCCAAGGCGGTATTAGAGCAACATCCGATCAGGCGGAATCGTCTGGTCGGATAAAGTTGCTCGATAAGCAACGAGTTAGAGCGGCATCCATGATCCAGTCTGAATGGATGCCACTCTAAAAATTCGCCTGTAACGTCTAGCCGATAAGAGACTATTTTCGGGGTGTCACCTTATACTAACCCGGGAAAAGATTGACTCTTGTGAGGACGTTTTCCGGGGCGTTGCCCCGAACCCTACCATAGGCCTTTGGAAACCGTATTTACCAGGGCGCAGGGGCCTACGGTCCCTGCCGGGTGCGGGCAGCTTTCACTGTGTCACTGCCAAGGCTGGTTGGTATTATTCAAAAGGCGACACCTTTTCCGAGGCTTTTTAAATAAGCCTCGTCTGTCTCAGTGCTCTTTGCCGAGTTTCGTACCCGCCGTCTTCAACTGCGTCGTAAACTTGGAAAAGTTGGTGGCAATCCGCTTCTGAACGGCTGAACTGCCTTCCTGAATATGCTCCATCTTTCCCTTCGCTTCGTTGCTGATGACCGTCTGCTGGCGTGTCGCTTCTTTCGCTACGCAAGCATTATAGGCCCGGGCAGCCTTTTCATAACTTGCCGCCTTGTCCACGCTGGCATTGTAACGATCAACGCTGGAAACATCGAGTGTCGGCGCGGAAGGCTCGGCGCCACATCCGGCAGCCGTCCAGAGTCCCTCCGCGTGCGCCGGAGCGCCGAGCAGTAGCAGGGAAGTCGCGGCACAAATTGCAAACGTCGTTTTCATACATGTTCCTTCCGGTCTGAGCCGGATTCTGTTGGCATGATCGGCAGGAGACTGGTCGTATTTTCGATTCGGACCAGCCCTGCCCGGCTCCCGCCTATGCTGCGAAGTCGCGGCTTTTTCAGGGCAGAAAGCGCACCAGCCGCCCTGTCGGCGCGTCAAGGATCTCGTCCTCACGCATCACCACTTTTCCACGCACAATCGTCGCCATCGGCCAGCCTTTCACCTCCTTGCCGTCAAAGGGCGACCAACCCGCAGGAGTGACAATCCAGTCATTGGTGATGCGACGTTCCGCCTTCATGTCCACGAGCGTAAAGTCGGCGTCATAGCCGACTGACAGCCGTCCCTTCGCCATCATGCCGTACACACGGGCGGGACCGGCAGCCATCACGTCCACCAGACGCGACAGCGACAGGCGACCGGCGTTAACGTGATCCAGCATCAGCGGCACCAGCGTTTGCACGCCGGTCATGCCG harbors:
- the kdsA gene encoding 3-deoxy-8-phosphooctulonate synthase; translated protein: MSLQQTIGLGDLEIGNSLPLVLIAGPCQIESAAHAVDTAAALVEICGEAGIGLIYKSSYDKANRSSIGSQRGIGMEKGLQILSDIREQFRVPVLTDVHSPEQCAPAAQAVDVLQIPAFLCRQTDLLLAAGETGAAINVKKGQFLAPWDMTHVARKIASTGNERIMLCERGTSFGYNTLVNDMRSLPIMAGTGYPVVYDATHSVQQPGGLGTASGGQREFAPVLARAAVAIGVAAVFLETHEDPDTAPSDGPNMIPLKEMPAVIRRLQAFDALAKAAMDQ
- a CDS encoding CTP synthase produces the protein MTRFVFITGGVVSSLGKGIASAALAALLQARGYKVRLRKLDPYLNVDPGTMSPYQHGEVFVTDDGAETDLDLGHYERFTGVNATRADNTTTGRVYSEVIARERRGDYLGGTVQVIPHITDAIKERVVADTEGLDFCLVEIGGTVGDIESLPFLESIRQLRNDLGVENTMVVHLTLLPWIPSAGELKTKPTQHSVKELQNVGLQPQILLCRCDRPIPENERRKIANFCNVRPQAVIAARDVDTIYACPLSYHAEGLDTEVLHYFGLPHTQEPDLSGWKKIVETIREPAGEVRIAVVGKYTAMLDSYKSLNEALLHGGIANNVRVKLDWVEAESFEKDPASLKRLDDVDGILVPGGFGERGAGGKIEAVRYAREKNIPFLGICFGMQMAVIECARNLAGIADATSTEFGPAKEPLVGLMTEWARGNEMLRRREGGELGGTMRLGGYPAKLAEGSRAAAIYGTTTIRERHRHRYEVNVHYRDRIEAAGLKFSGLSPDGILPEVVEYPDHRWFVAVQYHPELISRPFAPHPLFSGFIGAAADKAKEA